CTGTGAATCCTGTGGCTACTAGGCCACTTTTACAATCCATACATCCGTTGTACAATGGTGGTGACGATAGTGCGCTGGTTGATTACCCTAGTGAAACCGACCGTTTTTACGCAAGTGGTAGATTACCATTTTTAATGACCGCCGATGTTACGATTGATGGAGTCACTGAACAATTGGATTTAATTGCACTACATGCAAGGGCGAATAGCGGCAATGAATCACAGAATCGCTACGATATGCGTAAATATGATGTGGAAGTGCTCAAAGATTCCTTGGATGTACAGTTTGCAGATAGAAAATTGATTCTTCTAGGCGATTATAACGATGATGTGGATGAAACCGTAGCTGATATCCCTTCAACGGTTACAAGTTTTGAGGAATACGTAAACGATACCGAGAATTACCGTATCATTTCATCACTTTTGAGTGAGCAAGGGTTTCGCTCCTTCGTTTTTAGGGAGAATATGATAGATCATATTGCTTACACCAATGAACTTTTTGAAAATTATATCGAAGAATCCGTCACGGTGCATTATGAAGTTTTCGATAACGATTACTCCAGCACTGCATCTGACCACTTTCCAGTATCAGCGCGCTTCCAGTTGAAGGGATTGACCTTGGATAGTATCGCTATAGTTGATGTAAGTTGTAACGGAGCTTTAGATGGAAGCATCACATTGGAAGTTTCTGGAGGAATTGCTCCTTACGAATATTTATGGAGCGATGGGCAGATAACCGAAACAGCAATAGATTTAAAATCAGGTGAGTATTCAGTAATTGTAACCGATTCATTGGATAATTCAATCTTATCCGAAACTATTGTCATTTCAGAACCAGAAGCTATCGATTTTAGTGTTCCTGAAGATGCGAAGGTATATCTGGGATATCGAAAAGCAGAATGTGCCGACCTTTCGGTGAGCAACATCATAAATGCACAAGGAGCATATACTATAGTATGGAGTACTGGGGAAACTAGTGAGGGAATCACCGTTTGCCCCAAAGAAAATACTACATATACGGTCACAGTGACCGATGAGACCGGTTGTAGCACTACAAAAGAAATTGTGGTTGAAGCCGTTGATGTCAGCTGTGGTTCCAATCGATATTTTTCTAAAGTTCAGATTTGCTTCAGGGGCCGTTCTTACTGTGTCTCGGAATGGGCTGCACATTGGTACCTTAAAAAAGGTGCGGTATTGGGAAGCTGTGATGGCGCTAACGCACCTGTTTTCTCAAAAGTATATTTAGTCAGAAATCCTGTCTTCAATCAAGCGAAACTCTATATAGATAGTGAGGAAGATGTTGTTGCGGATTTTGAGGTGTATGACCTTTTTGGAAGATTGGTGTTCACTTCATCCCAAAATGTAGAACAAGGGAAATCTTTTGTGAGACTGGATGTTTCTCAACTACGGAGAGGACTTTATTTCTTGAAACCATCGGTTAATGGGCAGGTTCAAAAAACAATACGCTTATTGAAATGGTAAGCAGAAATCTAGTCTATTGAGATGGTATCAATAAACTGATTGGCTAAAGCCCCAAAACCTAATTATTTGGTTTTGGGGCTTTTTATATTGGATAATCTATTTAAGATTGTTTCTTTTTAAACCATCCTTTTATCGAGGTATTAGTGAAGTATTGAACTTCCTATAAATCAATAAGATAAAAATAACATTTGATAAGGTGTACAAGTAGAGAAATCGCAGTATCTTTGCAGGCTTAAAAAAATAGGTTATGTCCAAAATCAAGAATATTGCGATTATTGCACACGTTGACCACGGTAAGACTACCTTGGTTGATAAAATCATGTTTCACTGTCAGTTGTTTCGTGATAACGAAAACAAAGGGGATTTGATTCTGGACAATAATGACCTAGAAAGGGAAAGAGGAATTACCATAGTTTCCAAGAATGTTTCCGTAGTTTATAAGGATACAAAGATAAATATTATCGATACCCCTGGTCACGCCGATTTTGGTGGTGAAGTGGAACGCGTACTCAACATGGCCGATGGGGTTTTACTTTTGGTGGATGCCTTTGAAGGGCCAATGCCCCAGACAAGGTTTGTCTTGCAAAAGGCAATTGATTTAGGATTAAAACCATGTGTGGTCATCAATAAAGTAGACAAAGAAAACTGCACCCCCGAAGAAGTACATGAGAAGGTTTTTGATTTGATGTTTGAGCTGGGAGCAGAAGAATGGCAGTTGGACTTCCCCACGGTGTATGGTTCGGCCAAACAAAACTGGATGAGCGAAGATTGGCAAAAGCCAACAGAAAATATAGAGCCTTTGTTGGATATGGTCATTGAGCATGTACCAGAGTATAAGCCACAAGAAGGTACTACACAAATGTTGATTACTTCGTTGGACTTTTCATCGTTCACCGGACGTATTGCAATTGGTAGGTTGACTCGTGGTAGTCTAAAAGAAGGACAGCAGATTTCATTGGTAAAACGCGATGGTACTATCGTGAAGTCAAAAATAAAAGAGCTTTTTACTTTTGAAGGTCTTGGACGTCAAAAAGTACAAGAAGTTAAAACGGGGGATATTTGTGCCATAGTAGGTATGGAAGGTTTTGAGATTGGTGACACCGTAGCTGATTTAGAGAATCCTGAAAAACTAAAGACCATAGCTATTGATGAGCCCACAATGAGTATGCTCTTTACCATTAACGACAGCCCGTTTTTTGGTAAAGATGGAAAGTTTGTTACCTCCCGTCATATTAAAGAGCGTTTGGAAAAAGAACTGGAAAAGAACTTGGCGCTTCGCGTTGAAGAAACAGATAGCGCCGATAAGTTCATGGTCTTTGGTCGAGGTGTATTGCACCTTTCCGTTTTAATAGAGACCATGCGTAGGGAGGGGTACGAACTCCAAATTGGTCAGCCTCAAGTAATCATCAGGGAAATTGATGGGGTAAAATGTGAACCGGTAGAGCATTTGACCATCGATTTGCCAGAGGAAGTTTCTGGTAAGGCCGTGGAAATGGTATCCATAAGAAAAGGAGAAATGACGAGTATGGAAGCTAAAGGTTCACGTATGCTATGTGAGTTTGTGATACCGTCTAGAGGAATTATAGGATTACGAAACCAACTATTGACTGCAACCGCTGGTGAGGCAATTATGGCACACCGTTTCTTGGAGTATCAGCCTATGAAAGGCGAAATAGCCCAGCGTTTAAATGGTTCTCTGGTGTCCATGGAAAATGGGACGGCAATTCCTTATTCCATAGATAAGTTACAGGAACGTGGTAAGTTTTTTATAGATCCAGGAGAAGATATCTACGAAGGTCAGGTAATTGGTGAAAACTCACGTGGAGATGACATGACGGTTAACGTGACCAAAACCAAAAAATTATCCAATGTACGTTCCGCTGGCGCCGATGATAAGGCAAAAATAGTTCCTGCCATTAAGTTTTCCTTGGAAGAAGCATTGGAATACATTCAAAAGGATGAATACGTTGAAGTAACGCCAAATCACCTTAGGCTACGTAAGATATATTTGAA
The nucleotide sequence above comes from Flagellimonas sp. HMM57. Encoded proteins:
- the typA gene encoding translational GTPase TypA, which gives rise to MSKIKNIAIIAHVDHGKTTLVDKIMFHCQLFRDNENKGDLILDNNDLERERGITIVSKNVSVVYKDTKINIIDTPGHADFGGEVERVLNMADGVLLLVDAFEGPMPQTRFVLQKAIDLGLKPCVVINKVDKENCTPEEVHEKVFDLMFELGAEEWQLDFPTVYGSAKQNWMSEDWQKPTENIEPLLDMVIEHVPEYKPQEGTTQMLITSLDFSSFTGRIAIGRLTRGSLKEGQQISLVKRDGTIVKSKIKELFTFEGLGRQKVQEVKTGDICAIVGMEGFEIGDTVADLENPEKLKTIAIDEPTMSMLFTINDSPFFGKDGKFVTSRHIKERLEKELEKNLALRVEETDSADKFMVFGRGVLHLSVLIETMRREGYELQIGQPQVIIREIDGVKCEPVEHLTIDLPEEVSGKAVEMVSIRKGEMTSMEAKGSRMLCEFVIPSRGIIGLRNQLLTATAGEAIMAHRFLEYQPMKGEIAQRLNGSLVSMENGTAIPYSIDKLQERGKFFIDPGEDIYEGQVIGENSRGDDMTVNVTKTKKLSNVRSAGADDKAKIVPAIKFSLEEALEYIQKDEYVEVTPNHLRLRKIYLKEVDRKRNKID